A window from Solea senegalensis isolate Sse05_10M linkage group LG15, IFAPA_SoseM_1, whole genome shotgun sequence encodes these proteins:
- the LOC122781996 gene encoding equilibrative nucleoside transporter 1-like, with product MTASSAPQDKYNAVWIIFFILGLGTLLPWNFFMTATMYFTSRLKDSPTGLSFNETANVTAMGGDTRNVLESKFNNVMTLCAMVPLLIFTCLNSFIHQRIPQKLRISGSLTVILVVFLLTAVFVKVDIEPMPFFTLTMIKIICINSFGAILQGSLFGLAGILPASYTTPIMSGQGLAGTFAAFSMICALASGSALQDSAFGYFITACVAILLAILSYFVLPRMEFFQYYMDSNGSRPSADEENKMDLLKKETPAEKRPAGLMEDEAKPTMSVFNIFKQIWVMALSVCCIFTVTIGTFPAVTADVRSTVANGSAWDMYFIPVSCFLLFNVMDWAGRSLTAVCMWPGKDSMWLPVLVVLRVIFIPLFMLCNVMPRHYLPVLFGHDAWYIIFMIFFSFSNGYLASLCMCFGPKKVAQHEAETAGAIMAFFLSLGLALGAAVSFAFRAII from the exons ATGACGGCCAGCAGCGCACCGCAGGACAA aTACAATGCAGTATGGatcattttcttcatcctgGGTCTGGGAACCCTCTTACCATGGAATTTCTTCATGACTGCAACAATG TACTTCACCAGCAGACTGAAGGACTCGCCCACCGGTCTCTCGTTCAACGAGACGGCCAACGTGACAGCGATGGGGGGAGACACTCGCAATGTCCTGGAGTCGAAGTTTAACAATGTGATGACCCTGTGTGCCATGGTGCCTCTGCTCATTTTCACCTGCCTCAACTCCTTCATACACCAGAG GATCCCTCAGAAGCTGCGGATCTCTGGCAGCCTGACGGTCATTCTCGTGGTTTTCCTGCTAACGGCTGTGTTCGTCAAAGTGGACATTGAGCCAATGCCCTTCTTTACCCTCACCATGATCAAAATCATCTGCATCAACT CATTCGGGGCGATTCTTCAGGGCAGCCTGTTCGGTCTGGCAGGGATACTGCCTGCATCCTACACCACACCCATCATGAGTGGACAGGGGCTGGCCGGCACCTTTGCTGCTTTCTCCATGATCTGTGCGCTGGCCA GTGGTTCAGCCTTGCAGGACAGTGCTTTTGGTTACTTCATCACCGCCTGTGTTGCCATTCTCCTGGCCATCTTGTCCTACTTCGTCCTGCCCAGGATG GAGTTTTTCCAGTACTACATGGACAGTAATGGATCCAGGCCCTCTGCTGACGAGGAAAACAAGATGGACTTACTTAAAAAAG AAACTCCAGCAGAGAAGCGACCTGCGGGTCTGATGGAGGACGAGGCCAAACCCACCATGTCTGTGTTTAACATCTTCAAACAG ATCTGGGTGATGGCTCTGTCCGTGTGCTGCATCTTCACCGTCACCATCGGAACATTTCCTGCCGTGACCGCCGATGTCCGGTCCACAGTTGCTAATGGAAGTGCCTGGG atatGTACTTCATCCCCGTGTCATGTTTCCTCCTCTTCAATGTGATGGACTGGGCTGGCAGGAGTTTGACGGCCGTCTGTATGTGG CCGGGCAAAGACAGTATGTGGCTTCCCGTCCTGGTGGTTCTGCGCGTCATCTTCATCCCCCTCTTCATGCTGTGTAACGTCATGCCTCGTCACTACCTCCCTGTGCTGTTTGGCCACGACGCCTGGTACATCATCTTCAtgatcttcttctccttctccaacGGATACCTGGCCagcctctgcatgtgttttggacccaa GAAGGTGGCTCAGCATGAAGCAGAGACAGCAGGAGCCATCATGGCCTTCTTCCTGTCCCTGGGTTTGGCGCTGGGCGCTGCAGTGTCCTTTGCTTTCCGGGCCATAATCTAA